The Phycisphaeraceae bacterium genome segment GCGGGTCTGGTGGCCCGTCGTCGTCGTCGCGCCTGAATGCGATGACCGCATCGTGAGCGCCCGACCAGTCGGTCGCTCCTGAGAGACATCACCCAGCCCGGCCCGCCTCGCGCGGGCCGGGTTGCTTTTTGGCGATCTTTCTCCCGGTGTTCGGACGATGCAGGATTCGGCGTTCCATGATGGCGCGGACAGGAGGTCCGTGATTTCCAACTCCAAGGTGGTCGATGCGGCGTCCACCCTGCGATTATCTGCCTACAGTCACCGCACGGAGGATCGTCCGATGGGTGGATCACGAATCGTCGGGGCGGGTCGTGCCGGGGGTTTGTTCCGAGGGCTGACGCGGGGGATGATCGTGTCCGGGTGGGTTGCCGGCGGGGTGATGCTGGCCGCCATCGCGGGAGGCGGCCTGCTGGGCGGGTGCAGTTCGTTCACGGCGGACTTCGCCGCGTTGACCGAAGACCTCATGCCGCCCACCCCCAGCGAGGCGGCGGTGATGATGATGGACCAGTACGACGCCGAGAAGCGTCGCCGGGGAACATCCCTCATCGCCAACTCACCCTTCGGCGGGGCTGATCCCTACGTCAAGTTCTACGCCGACCGGCTCAACCCCGATCACCCGGACCGGGAGACGAACCCGATCGTGATCGCCACGCTCATCCGGGCGCTGGCGCGTCATGGTCAGCCGCCTCACGCGCTGACCATCGCCACGTATCTCACCCACGAGTCGATCCAGGTGCGGTGGGAGGCGGCCAAGGGCCTGCAGCGGCTGCACAACCCCGCCGTCACGGGCGCCATCTGCGCCGTGGTGCTCAGCGAAGCCCAGCCGGCTGATGTGCGGGTGGAAGCGGCGGACGCGCTGGGGCAGTACCCGGAGGATCGGTCGTTCCAGGCGCTGGTGGCGGCCTTGTCGGCGCGGGAACTGATGCTCAACCGCATCGCGGCCCAGTCGCTGGCCACGCTGACCGGGCAGGACTTCGGGGAGGACGCCCGCGCCTGGCTGCGCTGGTACAACAACAATCCAGCGCCCTTCGCGGGCAAGCGCGAATACCTCTATCCCACCTACCAGCGCGACGACACGCTGTTGGAAAAGGTGGCTTTCTGGAGCAGGAAGACGTGGGAGACGCCTCAGCAGCCCGCGGGACTTCGGCCCAGCGAGCACAAGTCCACCTATGGCGACGCCGATAACAGGAGCGGCGGGTCGGGCGGCTGATGCCCGCTCGCCTCGATGGTCCTGATCCCGGCTTGCCTGGCCCGATTCAGTCAGGGAGCCGGGGGAGTTGTCATGCCCAGCGCATCCAATGCGACATCCCGGCGCGGTCCACGCAGCGCGGCCGAGGGCCTCACCGCATCGAAGGTCATCGGAGATGGCGTCATGCGAGCCCTCGTGGCGGAGCGCGGCGCGGCGCGGCTGGAGCGCCGTCATCCGGTGCCCGCGGCGCGAGAGGGTGAGGCGATCCTGCGCGTGACACGGGCGGCGGCGTCACGGCTCGAGGTCGAGGCGGCGTCCGGATTGTTCGGCTTCACCGGCGTGCCGGGGTGCGATGGCGTGGGCGTGGTGGAAACCGGCGGCGGGAGAAAACTGGCGGGCAAGCGGGTGGTGTTCTCACCCGTCGTCTCATGCGGCCGGTGCGCCCTGTGTACGCGCGGGCTGCCCGTCCACTGCCGCAAGCGCGAGGTGACGGGGCTGCTGGGGCGCGACGGCGTGCTGGCGGAGCGCGTCGCGGTTCCGACGCGCAACCTGGTCGAGGTTCCCGAGAACGTGGACGACGATCGGGCGGTCTTCGCCCACGCGGTGGGGGCGGCGCTGCAGGCCTCGCGCCAACTGCGCATCGAGGGCAAGCCCTACATCACGGTGCTGGGCGATGGTCACCTCGGGCTGATCACGGTGCAGATTCTGGCGCGGCTCAACGCCTCGGTGCGCCTGCTGGGGCGATTCTCGGAAAAGCTCGCCCTGTGCGAGAAATGGGGCGTCAAGCATCGGCACATCGACGACGTGGGACGCCGGGCCGATCAGGACATCGTGGTGGACTGCACGGGCGCGCCCGACGGCCTGGAGCTGGCGATGCGCCTGGTGCGCCCGCGCGGCAAAATCCTGCTCAAGTCGCTGATGAGCCAGCCGACGCTGCAGGGCGCCGGCGCGGTGGGCGGCGTGGACCTGTCGCCGCTGGTGGCGTCCGAGGTTGAACTCATCGGCTCCTTCGGCGGCTCCGTGGCGGACGGGTTGCGCCTGATCGAGCAGGGCAGGGTGGACGTGGTGTCGCTCATCACCCGACGCATGCGACTGGACGACGGTCCGGCCATTCTGCGCGCCGCGGGCAGCCCGGAGAGCATCCGCGTGCTGGTGACCCCGTAGCGAACCTATCCTCGGTCATGCGCATTCTTCTGACCGGGTTCGAACCGTTTGGCGGTTCATCGGTGAATCCCTCGCGCGAAGCGGTGCTGGATCTGGCCGCCGGCTGGGCCGCGGGCGGCGCAACCGAAGTGGAGCTGCACGCGCTGATTCTGCCCGTGGTGGGGGGCGTCGCACCGCGGCGCGTGTGTGAGGCGATCGACCGGCTGCGACCGCACGCGGTGGCGTCGGTGGGTGAGTCATCGCGGGCGAGCGCCATCACGTTCGAGCGGCTGTTCATCAACGTGCGCGACTACCGCATCCCAGACAACGCGGGGCGAACGGCGCGCGAGCGACCGATCGTGCCCGGGGGACCGCTGGTGCTGGAATCATCACTGCCGATCGACGCCATGCGTCGCGCCGTGCGGAAGGCGGGCGTGGCGGAGGCGGCGTCGTACCACGCGGGCACGTTTCTCTGCAACGAAATCGCATACGCGACGCAGGCGCACCTGAGAGCATCGAGGTCGCGCGGACGCATCCCCGCCGGGTTCATTCACGTGCCGCGATTGCCGGCGCAGTTGGCGGGCTCGCCAGCGGGCGAGGCCGCTGCGCCGTCGATGCCGCTGGAGGACATCGTGCGCGGACTCGATGCGGCGCTGCGGGCGCTCATCCGGTCGTTGAGAGGTGCTCACACGCCATGACCAGGTCGCGGACCTCATCAGCGCAGCCCCACGACAGCGTGAAGCCCGCGCCGCCGTGCCCGTAGTTGTGGATGACGTGGCAGCCGTCGCCGAGCGGCCGGCGCTCCAGTCGAACGGCGTCACGACCGGGCCGCAGTCCGACGCGCACGCCCAGCACACGGGCGTCGGCAAGCCGGGGTTCGAGTCGGCGGCAGGCGTCAAGGATGCTCCGCGTGACCGATTCATCCGGCTCGACAGTCCACTCGCCTTTCCGCGACGTGCCGCCGAGGATGCAGTCGTGCGTGCGCGGAATGAGGTAGGTCACGCCTCGCGGGTGGTGATCGTCGGAGAAGCCGCGCGTGATGCCGGGGGGGCGCTCGACGCGGACGACCTGCCCCTGGATGGGGTACACGGCGTCGTCGCCGACCAGTTCCCGTGCGCCCAGCCCCGTACAGTTGACGATGATGCGGCGCGGGGCGCGCAGTTCATCGAGCGACGTCACATCGCGCTGTTCGATCACGGCGCCGAGCGCCGAGGCGCGATCCATCAGCCAGGGCATGTAGACCGAGGTGTCGGTCACGGGAGCGTCGATGACCCATCCGGCGCGGTAGCCCGTGGGCAGTTCGTGCGCCGCAGCCGGACGGGCACCGGGGATCATCGTGGCCCACCACGGCGTGGCGTTCGCGTCCTCGCCGCCGCCCGGTTGGATGAGTTCGACATACGGGATGACGGAGACGCCCGGTACCCCCGCGCGGGCCATGTCATGCAGGGTGCGGTACGTCGCCGCGCCCCACGCGGTGACCTTGTCGCGCGGGCCGGCCATGTAGGGGTACCACACGGCGGCCGCCACGCTGGAGGTGATGTGGGGCGCGACGGCCCGGGCGAGGAGCCGCACGGAGAAGCTCGCTTCGAGCAGCCGGATGGCGCACGACAGCCCGGAGACGCCCGCTCCGATCACGACGATCTCGTTGGTCCGCGCCGATCCCATGAGCGGCGATTGTACGACCGGGCCGGCATCCGTCGCAGGGGCGGTCGAATGCCCCCGTTTCGGGTTCCCATCACCGCCCGCTACAATCGCCGGCTTTGAACGATGATCGTTCGACAACCGGCGGCATGGATGAGCCAGCGGTGGAGGTCTCGACCCCCCTGAACCCCGATGCCCCGCCCAGCGGCCAGGCGGTGGTGGAGGAAACCGAGGCCCTTGGGCAGACCGAGGGCGTCATCCGCTCCGGCAAACTGGCGGGCAGGACGCTGTGGTCGGCGGTGTGGATTCTCGCCCTGCCGATCATGCTCCAGCAGACCATGCAGGCGTGCGTGGGGCTGTTCGACAAGATCATCGCCGGCTCGCTGCCGGGCGACATGGTGGTGCCCGCCATCGACGGCTTGGGCGTCGGGGCCTACGTCGGCTGGTTCACGGGCATCGCCATGGCGGGGCTGGGCATCGGCGGGCAGGCGATCATCGCACGGGGCATCGGTGGGGGCGACACGACGCTGTCCGCCCAGGCGCTGGGACAGTCGATCTCGCTGAGCGTCATCTGGGGCGCGCTGGTGGGCGTGACGCTGTGGTACGCCGTCACCCCGCTGGCGGCGGTGTGCGAGCTGACGCCCGCCGCCACCATGTACGCCGAGCAGTACGTGCGCGTGATTGCGGTGGTGATGCCCTTCACGGGCATCATGATGGTGGGGGGGATGTGTCTGCACGGGGCGGGCGAGACAGCCAAGCCGTCGATCATCGCGCTGGCGGTGAACGTGGTGAACATCCTGGCCTCGTGGACGCTGTCGGGCGTGGATGTCAGCGTGGGTGGAAGCGTCGTCGAAAACCCATTCCCGTTCGACCTGCACGTCTATGGCATCGCGGGCGGTACGGCGGCGGCGTACGTGGTCGGGGCCATGATGACCCTGCACGTGCTCATCCGCGGTGTGCGCGACCTGCGTCTGGAGGCGCCGCGGCTGGCCCCGGATCGTTCGATGACCTGGCGCATCGTACGCATCGGCGTTCCGGGCTTCGCCGAGGGCATCTCGATGTGGCTGGTGAACCTGTTCGTGCTGCGCTTCATCGGCGAGATCGCCCTGCGCGAGGCGCAGCGCGGCGGATCGGGCGAGGGGCTTCAAGGAGCGCACATCATCGCGGTGCAGTGGGAGGCGTTCAGCTTCCTGCCCGGCTTCGCCATCGGCACCGCGGCTGGGGCGCTGGCGGGGCAGTACCTCGGCGCGGGCAATCCGCGCATGGCCCGCAAGGCCATTCTGGTGTGTTTCGCCGTCGCCGCGTCAATCATGGGGGTGCTGGGATTCGTCTACATGTTCGCGGGTGAGTTCCTCACCGCGATCGTCAGCACCGCGCCGGTGCACCTGGAGAACGTGCCGCCCGTGCTCTTCATCTGCGGGCTGGTGCAGGTCTTTTTCGCGGGCGTGCTGGTCATCAGGCAGGGGCTGCGCGGGGCGGGTGACTCCACCTGGGCGTTCATCATCACCTCGGTGTCGTGCTATGGCGTTCGGCTGCCTGCGGCGTACATCCTCGGGGTGACGTACGACCTGGGTCTGCCGGGCGTGTGGATCGCCCTGTGCGGCGAACTCATCGTGCGCTCACTGCTCTTCGGCGGGCGCTTCCTGCACGGCGGGTGGGCGAGGATTCGCGTGTGACCGCGACCGGGCGCTTTGACTGGAACGCAAGGTCGAGACGATCAGAAGAAACGGCGATGGCGGCGTCATCACGCCCCGAGCGCCAGCCGCTCCGCCAGGATCGACGGCAGGCCCGCCGCATGGGTGGCGTCCTGCGCGGCGTCGATGTCGTACATCACGCGTCGGATGGTGAATGTCCAGCGGCGCGTGTTGAGCACGCCGAAACTCGCCCGTGGGTCGTTGTCACGCGGCTGGCCCACCGAGCCGGGGTTGCAGATGTAACGGCGTCCGGATTTGAGGGCGAGCGACTGTCCGTCCAGCAGCGGGAATGATGCAATCTCGGCGGGCTTGAAGTAGTCCTCGACGTTGGCGCTCGGCGCCTCGAATACCGCGGGCACGTGGGTGTGACCGACCAGGCACACTCGAACATCCACGCCTCGAAACGCGCGGGCCGCCATGCCCGCGTCGTGGATGTAGTCGTTCGGCCCCGGCACCGGGCAATTGTGGATGCACATCACGTCGTTCTCGACGTAGGTGACTTCTGGCAGCAATCGAAGCATGTCGAGCTGATCCGCCCGCATGGCCTCGCGCGTCCAACGGATGGCTCGAAGGGCGTTGCCGTTGAAGGTGGCGGCTGCGGCGAGGTTGAAGGCCGCCTCGTCGTGATTGCCGCGCACCGAGTGGCGGCAGCGCGCCATCACGAGATCGAGGCACTCGCCCGGGAATGGGCCGTACCCGACGATGTCGCCCAGGCAGATGATCTCGCGCAGCCGCAGGCGGCGGATTTCCGCCAGCACGGCCTCGAGGGCGTGCAGGTTGCCATGGATGTCCGAGATGACCGCGATGCTGGTCATGCGTCTCCCGTTTATCGGGTGGATCGGGGGAGAATGTCAGTGAAACGCAGGAGGAAGGCGTCAAGGGATCAGGGCATCGAGACCTTGGAACGTGCAGCGATCCAAGCCGCTCGGAACCGGGCACCCGGGACTCGCGGCGAGGCGCGATCTGGCGCAAGTTCTGCGCGTCGTGCCCAAAGGCGCTTCAACCCTACACTTGTGTGTACCGTCCGCAAGGAGTTCCGATGCCTCTGTCGTCCGAGCAGATTCTCGATGCCCTTCGTACCGTGCAGGATCCCGACCTGAAGCGCGACCTCGTCACGCTGAACATGGTCAAACAAGCCGAATCGCGCGGCAGCACGGTGGCGGTGACGATCGAGCTCACCACGCCCGCCTGCCCCATGAAGGATCGCATCCGCGCTGACGTGGAGCAGGCGATCCGGGCGAAGAGTGCGTCGGCTGGCCAGCCAGTTGATGGTGTTGACGTGACATTTACCGCCAACGTGCGCACGCCGCAGGACCAGTTTCAGGGTCGTTCTTCCCCGCTGCCGGATGTGCGGCACGTCATCGCCGTGGGCGCCGGCAAGGGAGGCGTGGGCAAGTCCACGGTGTCGGTGAACCTCGCCGTCGGGCTGGCGAGACAGGGGGCGTCGGTCGGGCTGCTCGATGCCGACATCTACGGCCCCAGCGCGCCCACCCTGCTGGGGCTGGAAGGTCATCGCGTGCGTCTGAAGACGGAGCAGATCCTCCTGCCCATCGAAGTGCATGGCATCAAGGTCATGACCATCGGCAAACTGGTCGATCCCGACAAGGCGCTCATCTGGCGCGGGCCGAAGGCGCATGGGGCGTTCAACCAGCTGGCGATGCAGACGGAATGGGGTGAACTGGATTACCTGATCGTGGATCTGCCGCCCGGCACCGGCGACGTGCCACTCTCGCTGGCGCAGCTGCTGCCGCTCAGTGGAGCCGTGATCGTGTGTACGCCGCAGAAGGTGGCGCAGGATGACGCGCGGCGGGCGGTGCGTATGTTCCAGCAGTTGGGCGTGGAGATTCTCGGCATCGTCGAGAACATGAGCTACTTCGTGGGCGATGACGGCAGGACATACGACCTGTTCGGGCGCGGCGGCGCGCAGATGATGGCGACGGATCTGTCGCTGCCTTTTCTGGGCGCGATGCCGATCCACATGGACCTGCGGGTCAACAGCGACGCGGGCACGCCGCTCAGGAACTGGGGCAACCCCGTGCTGGCGCGAGAGATCGACCACGTGTGCGGCGAAGTGGCGCGGCAGGTCGCCATGCGGGCGATGGCCGGCAAGTTCGTTCAGCCGACGCTGTCGATCCGGTAGCGTCCGGGTGAATCATGCCCGGATGCGAGGATCGACCGTGGCGCGTGTCGCCGCGCGTGTTTCATCGCTGAACCCCTGGCGCAGTCGCTGCCACACGCTCACGGTTGCCTTCCGGGCGGCGGGCAGGCCGCGATGCCAGACGGCGTGAGCCGAATCGCGGACGGCGTTCGTGGTGGTTTCACTGGCTCGGTTCAGTCGATCGCGCCAGCCCGGAACGGCGGTTGCGGATGAGCGGGAGGCGCTGGCGTCGCTTGCATCGGCATGGGACGATGGGGGCGCGGGGAACGACTTCGCCGGATCGGCGCCGGACGAAGCAGGGGCATGACCGGCATCGCGCGACATCCACGCGCGAGCGATCGTGCAGCCCAGGAGACACGTCATCAGCAGGCCTTGCAGTCCGAAGCCGACGGGTGAGATGGAGGCAAGATATAGCGTGCCCAGCGTCCACCACGACGCCCAGCCGATGAGGACCGCGTGACCGAGGCGCCGGAAACGGCGGACGGGCAGCAGCGTCATCACCGTCGCGGTGATGACGGCGGCGATCTGCGTCCACAGCAGGGCCGTTCCCAGCCAGCCGGCATAGGTCAGCCCCCACACGGTGTGATCGACGCCCGCGGACTCCAGCCCGAAGACGCGGCCCTGGCCGCCGCTCAGGGCGATCCAGACCAGCCCAAAGATGCTGGCGCCAATGAAGAACCACGAGCCGCCCAAAGCCCACTGGCGACGCGTGAAGCCAGGGTTCGCGGCCTGCGCGACCCGGCGAACGGCGGCGGGGGGGTTCCAACCAGGCATGATGCGTCTCCCAACGGCGGGTTGCCATTCGGTGATTGGGAGAGCGGGGGGTCGGGTTTCATTCAACCGAGAGAGAGCAGAAACGTGACGAAGCGGTACTGGACGACCGACGAGGCGATGAACAGCACGAAGAAGGACGCCAGCCGCCACGGGGCGGCGATGATGGAGCGAGCGCGGGATGAACTGTCGCCGGGATCAACGCCGCATTCGGAGCACACGCCTCGCGGCTGGCCGCGCCGGTCGTAGCCGCAGTTGGGACAGAGGTGCGGGGTGACCGGCCGGCGGATTCGGAGTCCCATGACCGCGACCGGCAGCAGCATGAAGTGAATCGCCGGTAGTTGAGTGAAGAAAAACGTCTCATCCATGCCGAAGAGTCGGACCCCGGCGGCGACGAGCCCCAGACTGAGGGGAGGAAGCGTCACCAGCGGGGTGGTGAAACGAATCGACAGACCCCACCCCGCGAGGCAGAACGGCGGCGAGAGAATTAGGCCGCACAGTCCCCCGATCACCAGACGCATCAAGCCCGGCTGAGAGAACAGCCCCTGGTGGGCCGCCATCGGCGCTGCGTTGATGAGGCCAACGGCGATCGACGTTCCCACCAGCAGGCCGATTCGCAGGACCGTTGTCCCTCGGGGGGCTTTCGTGACATGTGCAACACGGTCGCCCGCGATCGTATTTCCACCCGTCTGTTCCGATGGGTCTGAATCCGTCACGGGCGCCATGCTAGCACAGGGCTCACGCGATGGCGGCGACGGGCGAGGGTTTGACACGCCTTCTCCGGGCGATACGCTGCCCGTATGGACCGCGGAGATCACGTCCAACACAGCATTCGCACGGTTGGTCCCGTGATTCGCGCCGACCTTGGCCGCCGCAGCACGCCCAACCCCGCCGACGATGCCGGGATTGCGGCGCTGGCTTTTCAGCACGATCTGGTCCTGTTGATGCGAGATCGTCTCTTCGAGTCCGTCCCGCGGGCGCCGCGGCGATGACCCGACCCCGCTACGACCTGCTCGCGATCGACCTCGATGGCACGCTGCTGGGGCGCGACGGCGGCGTGTCTTCGGCCAATCGCCGCGCGCTGCAAGCCGCCCGCGATGCCGGCATCGAGGTCATCATCGCCACGGGCCGTGCATGGGTCGAATCGCGACATGTCCTCCACGACATCAGGCACGAGGGGGTGTTCATCGGCGCGGGCGGGGCCACCCTCAATCGGTCCGAGGACGGCGCCACCCTGCGGCGTCACGTGATGGACCCCACGCTCACCGTCCGCATCGCGAGGTCGTTGATTCGTCACGGCCACCTCGCCCACCTGCTCAAGGACGGCCCCCGATCGGGCTACGACTACTTCATCGTGGGCGAGGGCGAACTCGACCCGGCCACACAGTGGTGGTTTCGCTCCTTTCCCGTGCGGGCCAGATTCGCCGAGTCTGTGGAACTCGATGACCACCCTGACGAGACGCTGCGCTGCGGCACAGTGGCGGTGTCGGGTTCGCTGCAGCGCGTGGTGGACGAACTGCGCGAGGACCTGGGCGACCAGGTCTTCATGCAACACTGGGCCGCCGTCACAGAATCGCAGGCGGTCGGCGCCGCCACGCACCTGCTGGAGGTGTTCAACCCGCGCGTGGACAAGTGGACCATGCTTGCGGAGTACGCCGCCCAGCGGGGCGTGCCGCCCGAGCGCATCGCGGCCATCGGCGACGGGCTGAATGATGTGCGCATGGTTCGGCAGGCGGGACTGGGCGTCGCCATGGGCAACGCCGACCCGCGCGTGCGCGACGCGGCCGACCGTCACGCGCCGGATCACGACCGCGACGGCGTGGCCTACGCCATCGAGCGTCTCTTGCACGGCGCGTGGTAATCCGCATTCTCTCAACCAGTGGGCCGCTCGATCCAGCGCGTGAAGCAGCGGTTGCACAGGGTCAGCCGCACGTGCCGGTGAACCTGATCCATCAGCTCCCGCTCCGACAGATCGCGCATCGACTCCACGAGCGAGGCGATGCCGTCCCCTTCGTCCTCCGCCGGATCATCCCCGTCTGGCGGCGAGGGGTCGGCGACCGCGTCGATGGCGACCACCCAGAACTCGCCGCGCCCCGTCCGAAGCAGCGCGCCGCAGCGGTGACAGAGTGACGGATCGGCCTCCACGGCGGATGATAGGGGTCGAGCGCGCGTTTGACGGAATGCGCCCTGATCCTCACGAGGATATGTCCGCCCCCTCCCGCACGGCCGACACGGCCGTGGCATGCGGCGAGCGTCTCGCGTCAGACCTCGAATCGCATCTGATCGCGATCGCGGATGAAACGAAGCTCCAGGTATCGAGCCACGTAGTCGAGAATGCTCGTCGTCTCGGGAATCGAGGGATTGCTCGTCGGCCCCATCGGCTCGAAGCGCATGCCGCGGAAGCGGTCGCAGGCGTCCTGCAGGGGCAGGCCGTACTGCAGGGCGATGGAAAAGGCCCGGCAGAATCCCTGGATCAGGCCGGAGAGCGTGGAGCCCTCCTTGCTCATCTTGATGAAGATCTCACCCGGCTGGCCGTTCTCGAACAGCCCGACTGTCAGGTATCCCTCGTGTCCGGCGATGGCGAACTTGTGCGTGACGGACCGGCGCGTGGTCGGCAGCACGCTGCGTCGGTTGGCGGTAAGCATGGGTGGTTGCACCTCGTCGGCCATGAAGACACTGTAGGTCGCAGACGCGGCGCGTCGATGACGCTGATCCGTCTGGCGTCCCGCGGTTGAAGATATCGGTCTGCCCGCCGCGTTCTGTGCATATTCAGGTCGGCGTGGCGCTCAGACGCCAACCGATCAGTGCGCCGCCAGTGACCAGTGCGGCGAGGCCCAGCACGATCCGCGGCGCTCCCCGCAGGTGAGTCGCTCCAGCCACCCCGAGCGCCGCCAGAATCAGCAGCGACCCTTCGATGGCAAGGTGGGCGAAGCCGGTCGCCACGCCGAACGAGGCGGCCTGCAGGATCCGGTCGTCACCGTCGGACCCGCCTGCGGAGAACCACGTCGCCCGCACCAGCCGGGCCACGGACACCATGCCCACGCACAGCATCGCGCCGTAGACGGCCGCCCATGCGCCGATCGAGAGCGTCGCCAGCGGGCTGTGCCTGGCGAGGATGCCCAGCGTCATCGCCCCTTGCAGGACGACGACGCCCGTGGCGAGTCGGAGCGGTTCGTCAGTCCGCATCAGAGCCGTCAGGGCGGCCTGCGCGGCTGAGAGGATCAGAATCACCAGCAGTCCGCCGGGCACGTGCGGCTCAGACCCGTGGGGCGGCACGCGGGGGGTGTTGACCCACAGCAGCACCACCGCGGAGGCGAAGAGCGTCTGCCCGACGCCGATCGACAGCCGGTTGGCCGATGCCAGCAGCAGCGTCACCGCGCCGACGAGCGCGAGCATGAGCAGGGGGAAGAGCGCCCCGCGCAGCGACAGCCGCCGCGAGACGCCCAATGCAACCGCCCCGACCGCCAGCAGGGCGAACCCGACGGCTGGCGCGACGGTACGACCGCTCCACCACGGTACATCTGCCACGGGCCGTGCGGCCAGGGCGATCAACGGACCGATCAGCACGATCGGTAGCCACAGGTCGGTCATCAGCCCTCTGGCCGATCCGTGCGACATCGCCGGGCTCGCCAAAGCGGGCGCGACCGAGCGGATCACCGTTCGCACCAGCAGGGCGGCGGCAACGGCGTGGATAGCGAGAAGCAGCCAGTCAACCATGCGGGAGGCAGTGTAGCGATGCCGCGCGACCACCGTCCGGGCGCGACTGCCGTCCGCGTGGCGATACGCCCGTATGCTTGCCCGGATGCAGACGCTCTCCGACATCCGGGCCATGCTGGCGGCCAGGGGCATCACGCCCAAGCATCGGCTCGGGCAGAACTTTCTGCACGATCAGAATCTCATCCGCAAGTTGATTGACGCGGCGGGCGTCGCGGCGGGCGAACTCGTGCTCGAGGTCGGCCCCGGCACGGGCGCGCTCACCGAGGCGATGCTGGAGCGCGGTCTGACGGTTGTCGCCGTGGAACTCGACGCCGACATGGTCGCGATCATCCGCGAGCGGCTGGCGCGGCATCTCGGCGGCTCGCTCACGCTCATCGAGGGCGACTGCCTCGACGGCAAGTACGCGCTCAACCCCGCGATCGCCGCCGCCCTTGCCGGGCGATCCTTCACCCTTGTCGCCAATCTGCCCTACAACGCCGCGACACCGCTGATGATGAACCTGCTGGTGGATCACCCGGAATGCCGCGCGTTGTTCATAACGATCCAGAAGGAAGTCGCCGAGCGGCTGGTCGCGAAGCCGGGCACGAAGCAGTACGGGCCGCTCGCCATCATGGCCCAGATGCTGGCGGCGGTGGAGGTGATCGCCACGCTGCCGCCTACCTGCTTCTGGCCCGCGCCCGAGGTGACAAGCGCGATGGTGGGGGTGAGGCGGAGGGGAGAAGAGAAGCCGTCAGCCGTCAGCCATCAGCCGCCGGTGGAACCG includes the following:
- the rsmA gene encoding ribosomal RNA small subunit methyltransferase A — encoded protein: MQTLSDIRAMLAARGITPKHRLGQNFLHDQNLIRKLIDAAGVAAGELVLEVGPGTGALTEAMLERGLTVVAVELDADMVAIIRERLARHLGGSLTLIEGDCLDGKYALNPAIAAALAGRSFTLVANLPYNAATPLMMNLLVDHPECRALFITIQKEVAERLVAKPGTKQYGPLAIMAQMLAAVEVIATLPPTCFWPAPEVTSAMVGVRRRGEEKPSAVSHQPPVEPGATLTPDEARSLSKFVTGLFTKRRKQLGTILGRDRADWPEGVTPDLRPEALTPAQAVALWRVVAR
- a CDS encoding HAD hydrolase family protein, yielding MTRPRYDLLAIDLDGTLLGRDGGVSSANRRALQAARDAGIEVIIATGRAWVESRHVLHDIRHEGVFIGAGGATLNRSEDGATLRRHVMDPTLTVRIARSLIRHGHLAHLLKDGPRSGYDYFIVGEGELDPATQWWFRSFPVRARFAESVELDDHPDETLRCGTVAVSGSLQRVVDELREDLGDQVFMQHWAAVTESQAVGAATHLLEVFNPRVDKWTMLAEYAAQRGVPPERIAAIGDGLNDVRMVRQAGLGVAMGNADPRVRDAADRHAPDHDRDGVAYAIERLLHGAW